A region from the Brassica napus cultivar Da-Ae chromosome C8, Da-Ae, whole genome shotgun sequence genome encodes:
- the LOC106416211 gene encoding protein RALF-like 32: MEYYTFSQGFAENDQERAPGKHHVKKTWVKERYESDEEDGSREEEVNQMIIKEEEDEETKGMVMSSSTMLTSKVKYLNYGALKHDTPPAASSGGGRVMPPPSNRYHRGHPKYYRCRG; encoded by the coding sequence ATGGAATACTACACATTTTCTCAAGGGTTTGCCGAAAACGACCAGGAACGTGCACCGGGAAAGCATCACGTTAAGAAGACGTGGGTTAAAGAACGTTATGAGAGTGATGAAGAAGATGGTTCGAGAGAGGAAGAGGTGAACCAAATGAtcataaaagaagaagaagatgaagaaactaAAGGCATGGTGATGTCATCTAGTACGATGCTAACAAGTAAGGTGAAGTATCTCAACTATGGAGCTCTCAAACATGATACGCCACCGGCAGCGTCTAGTGGTGGAGGAAGAGTCATGCCTCCTCCGTCGAACAGGTACCACCGTGGCCATCCCAAGTACTACAGATGCAGGGGTTGA
- the LOC106415322 gene encoding selenium-binding protein 1-like isoform X2, protein MVTNTEVVAPASNGVDGGCCKSGPGYATPLAAMSGPPEKLIYVTAVYTGTGREKPDYLATVDVDPNSPTYSTVIHRLPMPFVGDELHHSGWNSCSSCHGDASADRRYLVLPSLISGRIYAIDTKADPRAPSLYKYVDPKEIAEKTGLAYPHTAHCLASGEILVSCLGDEEGNAKGNGFLLLDSDFNIKNRWEKEGHSPLFGYDFWYQPRHKTMISTSWGAPKAFTKGFDLQHVADGLYGSHLHVYSWPGGEMKQLIDLGETGMLPLEIRFLHDPSKDTGYVGGALSSNMIRFFKNSDETWGHEVVIQVKPLKVENWILPEMPGFITDFLISLDDRFLYFVNWLHGDVRQYNIEDPKNPVLTGQIWVGGLLQQGSPAKVVGEDGNTFQYDVPQIKGKSLRGGPQMIQLSLDGKRLYATNSLFSAWDRQFYPELMDKGSHIIQLDVDTEKGGLSINPDLFVDFGDEPDGPALAHEMRYPGGDCTSDIWI, encoded by the exons ATGGTGACTAATACTGAAGTGGTAGCTCCCGCGAGCAACGGCGTTGACGGAGGATGTTGCAAGTCAGGTCCTGGTTACGCGACGCCACTCGCCGCCATGTCTGGTCCACCGGAAAAGCTCATCTACGTCACCGCCGTCTACACTG GAACGGGACGAGAGAAGCCTGATTACTTGGCAACGGTGGATGTTGATCCAAACTCACCAACCTATTCAACCGTCATTCACAGATTGCCAATGCCTTTTGTAGGTGATGAGCTTCATCACTCTGGTTGGAACTCTTGCAGCTCTTGCCATGGTGATGCTTCCGCTGATCGACGTTACCTCGTCTTACCATCCCTTAT ATCTGGTCGCATCTATGCGATTGACACAAAGGCAGACCCGAGGGCACCGTCTTTGTACAAGTATGTGGATCCTAAGGAGATTGCTGAAAAGACTGGATTGGCTTATCCACACACGGCTCATTGCCTTGCCTCTGGTGAGATCTTGGTGTCCTGTCTTGGAGACGAAGAGGGAAACGCCAAGGGGAatgggtttcttcttcttgactcTGATTTCAACATCAAGAACAG GTGGGAGAAAGAAGGACATAGTCCCTTGTTTGGTTATGACTTCTGGTATCAACCGCGGCACAAGACAATGATAAGCACTTCTTGGGGAGCACCTAAAGCCTTCACCAAAGGTTTCGATCTCCAACACGTTGCTGATGGCTTGTACGGAAGCCATCTCCATGTTTACAGTTGGCCAGGAGGTGAAATGAAACAATTAATTGACCTTGGAGAGACTGGCATGTTACCTTTAGAG ATTAGATTCTTGCATGATCCATCTAAGGATACAGGGTATGTTGGGGGTGCTTTGTCGAGTAATATGATACGATTTTTCAAGAACAGTGATGAAACATGGGGCCATGAG GTGGTTATCCAAGTTAAACCACTGAAAGTAGAGAACTGGATTCTTCCAGAAATGCCGGGGTTTATCACCGACTTCTTGATCTCCCTCGATGACCGGTTCCTCTACTTTGTGAACTGGCTTCATGGAGACGTTCGTCAGTACAACATTGAAGACCCTAAAAACCCTGTCTTAACCGGTCAAATATGGGTGGGAGGGTTACTACAACAGGGCAGTCCTGCTaaggtggttggagaagacggtAACACTTTCCAATACGATGTTCCTCAGATCAAG GGGAAATCTCTAAGAGGAGGACCTCAAATGATCCAGCTGAGCCTGGATGGGAAACGATTGTATGCAACGAACTCGCTCTTTAGCGCATGGGATCGTCAGTTTTACCCGGAACTCATGGATAAAGGGTCACACATAATTCAGCTTGATGTTGATACAGAGAAAGGTGGTCTCTCCATAAACCCTGATCTCTTTGTGGACTTTGGTGATGAACCTGATGGTCCTGCGCTAGCCCATGAGATGAGGTATCCAGGTGGAGACTGCACTTCCGATATTTGGATTTGA
- the LOC106415322 gene encoding selenium-binding protein 1-like isoform X1, protein MVTNTEVVAPASNGVDGGCCKSGPGYATPLAAMSGPPEKLIYVTAVYTGTGREKPDYLATVDVDPNSPTYSTVIHRLPMPFVGDELHHSGWNSCSSCHGDASADRRYLVLPSLISGRIYAIDTKADPRAPSLYKYVDPKEIAEKTGLAYPHTAHCLASGEILVSCLGDEEGNAKGNGFLLLDSDFNIKNRSLITKLTHYVLLSFFSTISISLGDNLRWEKEGHSPLFGYDFWYQPRHKTMISTSWGAPKAFTKGFDLQHVADGLYGSHLHVYSWPGGEMKQLIDLGETGMLPLEIRFLHDPSKDTGYVGGALSSNMIRFFKNSDETWGHEVVIQVKPLKVENWILPEMPGFITDFLISLDDRFLYFVNWLHGDVRQYNIEDPKNPVLTGQIWVGGLLQQGSPAKVVGEDGNTFQYDVPQIKGKSLRGGPQMIQLSLDGKRLYATNSLFSAWDRQFYPELMDKGSHIIQLDVDTEKGGLSINPDLFVDFGDEPDGPALAHEMRYPGGDCTSDIWI, encoded by the exons ATGGTGACTAATACTGAAGTGGTAGCTCCCGCGAGCAACGGCGTTGACGGAGGATGTTGCAAGTCAGGTCCTGGTTACGCGACGCCACTCGCCGCCATGTCTGGTCCACCGGAAAAGCTCATCTACGTCACCGCCGTCTACACTG GAACGGGACGAGAGAAGCCTGATTACTTGGCAACGGTGGATGTTGATCCAAACTCACCAACCTATTCAACCGTCATTCACAGATTGCCAATGCCTTTTGTAGGTGATGAGCTTCATCACTCTGGTTGGAACTCTTGCAGCTCTTGCCATGGTGATGCTTCCGCTGATCGACGTTACCTCGTCTTACCATCCCTTAT ATCTGGTCGCATCTATGCGATTGACACAAAGGCAGACCCGAGGGCACCGTCTTTGTACAAGTATGTGGATCCTAAGGAGATTGCTGAAAAGACTGGATTGGCTTATCCACACACGGCTCATTGCCTTGCCTCTGGTGAGATCTTGGTGTCCTGTCTTGGAGACGAAGAGGGAAACGCCAAGGGGAatgggtttcttcttcttgactcTGATTTCAACATCAAGAACAGGTCGCTTATTACAAAACTAACTCATTATGTtttactttctttcttttcaactATAAGTATATCATTGGGGGATAATCTCAGGTGGGAGAAAGAAGGACATAGTCCCTTGTTTGGTTATGACTTCTGGTATCAACCGCGGCACAAGACAATGATAAGCACTTCTTGGGGAGCACCTAAAGCCTTCACCAAAGGTTTCGATCTCCAACACGTTGCTGATGGCTTGTACGGAAGCCATCTCCATGTTTACAGTTGGCCAGGAGGTGAAATGAAACAATTAATTGACCTTGGAGAGACTGGCATGTTACCTTTAGAG ATTAGATTCTTGCATGATCCATCTAAGGATACAGGGTATGTTGGGGGTGCTTTGTCGAGTAATATGATACGATTTTTCAAGAACAGTGATGAAACATGGGGCCATGAG GTGGTTATCCAAGTTAAACCACTGAAAGTAGAGAACTGGATTCTTCCAGAAATGCCGGGGTTTATCACCGACTTCTTGATCTCCCTCGATGACCGGTTCCTCTACTTTGTGAACTGGCTTCATGGAGACGTTCGTCAGTACAACATTGAAGACCCTAAAAACCCTGTCTTAACCGGTCAAATATGGGTGGGAGGGTTACTACAACAGGGCAGTCCTGCTaaggtggttggagaagacggtAACACTTTCCAATACGATGTTCCTCAGATCAAG GGGAAATCTCTAAGAGGAGGACCTCAAATGATCCAGCTGAGCCTGGATGGGAAACGATTGTATGCAACGAACTCGCTCTTTAGCGCATGGGATCGTCAGTTTTACCCGGAACTCATGGATAAAGGGTCACACATAATTCAGCTTGATGTTGATACAGAGAAAGGTGGTCTCTCCATAAACCCTGATCTCTTTGTGGACTTTGGTGATGAACCTGATGGTCCTGCGCTAGCCCATGAGATGAGGTATCCAGGTGGAGACTGCACTTCCGATATTTGGATTTGA